The genomic DNA GCCAAACGACCATTTGAACTTCCTGTCTACCAAGGATAGCCTCCGCAAAACCTTCGTGCAGGACAGAAACACGGAGCGATTGTCTCAGTGCCGGACAGTTCACCCACTCTTGGAGAGTTTCCTTGGTGCTTTTTGGCTTCTTCTCGAACCGTAGCCAAAACCTTGTGACGAGGAGTCGGGTAACCGGCTTGCAAGACTACTTTGCATGTCATGGAAATGAAGAGACCAAGGGCTAGCTAGGCCCACACACATTGACCTGGTTCTGTGGTCTAGACGATTGTCGGGACGACTTACAATTTGAACAAAATCATCATCGGTACGTAAATAGAACAAGCACAAAACGTTCCCGCACGTGAAAACATGATGTGACTACTATAGATGAAATCTTTGAATGATTATCCAAACTAGATCGTCGTGTGGGAGTGGCTCACTTGCGTGTTGCTGCCACTGCCGTTGCCATGGTCCAGAGCCCAATGTTGATGAGAGCAAATGCCGCCAACACGGCGTCGTCCAAAACTCAGGCCAACGACACCAAACAAAGAGGACTGCCCTCCAAAGTCCCGAAATTCGTAAATATGAATTGAATATTATAAGAAGTGAAGGCTACCAGAGTTGGCGAGGGCGTCACTTGGCGGTAAATCAGTGAACCTCCCACCCCCGTTCCCCAACATCTCGTAGACGAGGTCCTGAAGTCGTGACGTAACATTCTCtcttttgttttcttttcctcccccccagcgcagcgcagcgcatCATCAAGTTGCTACTACCAAGCCACCAGGCTCGCGAGCAGGAACCCAATCACaaaggccgccctcgagtTGCCGCCCCGATGCGGCGCGGCGTTCTCCCCCGtcttgacggcgacgccggcgccgtcggtgccGGTCACGGCGGAGCCCGCGGTCGCGCTCGGCGTGTAGTCcgcggcgatgccgtcgatggGGTGGGCGTAGGCCTgggcgggcgtcgtcgtggccacCCAGTCGATGGTCGTCGACAGCTCCTCCGGGTTGTATACCGTGACGGTGGCCGTCTGGCTGAGGTCGAAGTTGCTGTAGCATGTGCCGCCGTAGGCCGGGCGGTCGGTGTCGATGGCCTTTGATGGCGCGGCGAAGGTGAAGCCACTGTGGTTTTTTTTGTTAGTCATTCACGGTCCCTCTCAtggtttttcttcttcttcttcttcttcttcttcttcttcttcttcttcttctccaaagtTGAAGAGGGAAGTTGAGGAGGGCgggtttctttttttcaACTTACGACGCGCAACACGCAATGTAGCCGTTTGCCCAGGTGCTGCTCTCCGTGTTCCACCCGTCAGGACACACCAGGGGGCTCATGTAGGGCGCGATGGAGCTGGACTTGGACATGACGGATTGGTATCCGCCGAGCCATTCCGACGGGTAGCATGACGAGGTCGTCTGGTTGGGCAGGGGCACCGGCTCGTTGATCCAAATCTTCTCCAGGGCGCCGACCAGCATCGTCAGGTGGTTCTCGGCGCATTGCGCGGGCGGCGTGaaggtcgtcgtcaaggccaccgccgagatggtcggtgccggcgcggccgggGTGGTCTCTGCTAGGCGGACAGGCATTATGCGGTTCGGGTCGGGGTAAGTCGGTATTTAACGTTTACGGTGTGGGAATGAAAAGAGCGGGCTGGTGGCGCGAAGAGaacggtgccgtcgtcgatcaAAAAGGAGCGGAAGGAGTTGGTTTAGAAAAAAAGAGTGGAAGCCGAGTTGATCAAAAGAGTGACTGATGGGTTAGTTTGGCTGATCGGGATCACGCTGGAGTGCCGAACAGGAGAGGATCTCTGGGGGGTAGAAACACGAAAGCAAGAGAGAAGAACAACCGGCCGGCCGTGGGTGGTATTGGCAAACATCCAGGAGTTTTAATCGAGATTCCCTGCTTCGTTTGATGTAACCCTCTTCCCGGTTGAGCTACGTAATTCCGCCTCCTCTTCATTTCGATATTCAGTGGACCCGGATACCCGCAACCCCCTTCCCGGACAACTCCcgcgagcttgtcgagcttgtcgagtTGATCATTGTGATCTTCCCGAACTTggcgggagggagggttAAAGcaaagaaggggaagaaaaaagctTAGACTTCGTGTTCATATAGCTTCCTGTTGAAGGAGCAACCGGGTGTCAAAGCTTGACATGCTTATTCGCCGGGAATTTGCGATAAACAGCGACCGTAATAACTGACTTTCTCGTATATGTACTCTGTAGGCAGAGTACTCTGTCTTGCATGCATGCCAACTCTTCGGCAGATGGCCTTTCTTTGGATGTGCCGTGTCACGCGACCCTCTTTAAAGCTGCCTTTGGTCTCCACCCATGACGATCACAAACGCCCCTGAGCTAGCTAGCATGAGAAATACTGGGCGGAGAAAGGGGGCACAACCGTCCGTCCGTCACGTGGTGTTTCGCCCAAGTCCACAAGAA from Colletotrichum higginsianum IMI 349063 chromosome 3, whole genome shotgun sequence includes the following:
- a CDS encoding CFEM domain-containing protein; amino-acid sequence: MPVRLAETTPAAPAPTISAVALTTTFTPPAQCAENHLTMLVGALEKIWINEPVPLPNQTTSSCYPSEWLGGYQSVMSKSSSIAPYMSPLVCPDGWNTESSTWANGYIACCASGFTFAAPSKAIDTDRPAYGGTCYSNFDLSQTATVTVYNPEELSTTIDWVATTTPAQAYAHPIDGIAADYTPSATAGSAVTGTDGAGVAVKTGENAAPHRGGNSRAAFVIGFLLASLVAW